A single Anatilimnocola floriformis DNA region contains:
- a CDS encoding super-infection exclusion protein B codes for MDSLKDWTSVLEWLKRPFFAFVAAIVLGAMLLSTEILDWLGLGSFRWIVAILFVLASCIFLSQVLAVIWKTIATVGAAIGSWLERRTVAKNHRKRLHQLTDDEKLILKGYVDRKTRAQNLDRFDGVVICLEDAGVIYRGSNSTLVYGPTIRFPYVITDFAWDYLNKHPDMLTADRHG; via the coding sequence ATGGATTCGCTGAAAGATTGGACCTCGGTACTTGAGTGGCTAAAGAGGCCATTCTTTGCCTTCGTAGCAGCCATCGTTCTTGGCGCGATGCTGCTCTCAACTGAAATCCTTGACTGGTTGGGGCTCGGTAGTTTTCGCTGGATTGTCGCAATCCTCTTTGTTCTCGCGTCGTGTATTTTCTTGTCGCAAGTTCTCGCCGTAATTTGGAAAACAATCGCCACAGTTGGGGCAGCAATTGGCTCGTGGTTGGAGAGAAGAACCGTCGCCAAGAATCACCGGAAGCGGCTTCACCAACTTACCGACGATGAGAAGCTTATCTTGAAGGGGTATGTAGATAGGAAAACCCGCGCTCAGAATCTTGACAGATTCGACGGGGTAGTCATCTGCTTGGAAGATGCTGGAGTTATCTACCGGGGCTCCAATTCAACTCTCGTCTATGGCCCGACTATCAGGTTCCCCTACGTTATAACCGATTTCGCCTGGGACTATCTCAACAAACACCCCGACATGCTTACCGCCGACAGGCATGGGTGA
- a CDS encoding site-2 protease family protein, which yields MDFVIDLSYLLAATGDPNPLVAALTSLLGTLQSLLYVAVGLGFVIFVHELGHFLVAKACGVKCEKFYVGFDFFEIPIPFTKWKIPNALWKMQIGETEYGIGSLPLGGYVKMLGQDDDPRNAEAEAERTKSGAEGSSLEGKPVENETGAGLTIGSSIEKVGEAVSAHPPKDPVTNADPPAQPAVAVKTADGRVIMTDPRSYTAKSVPARMAIISAGVIMNAIFAVVFATIAYRLGVPELPAGIGAVSPGEAAWQAGVEPGSKILRFGKTSQPHEWLRYEDLRKAVMLNGTTQDLAMQVRLPNGKEEWFEVRPVQHKENTFPTIGVAMLGSNKLGPMPAELAAKEGMAHQLAKTDVPFEKGDVVKELDGQAVSTGAEINSLLVRKPQGPITLTIERTKPLPKDAPKDAKPEVTTLPIVIEAKPIMDTGLIVGLGPIASIRKGSPADVAELHVGDVIETIDGQPVGDPLSLGQRLLDRVGKEVTIVLKRNKEKLTKTITLEAPRNLCTVGLLASSGRAAAEPLGVAFDLLAEVADVVPDSPAAKAGLKAGDQLIVAEYLKSKAAKPDTLDKEIGELKPFELAKSPNQWVRVFGYNQLAKPDQQLKIRYQRGEKTMTAELGLVPSTTHFDEGRALPMMQETRVNQTDDWGRAFQLGFRETKEAIMEVFAVLNRLVTGKLALWHLSGPPGILRAATHVASTGIPKMLIFLTMLSANLAVVNFLPIPVLDGGHMVFLAAEWIRGKPVDAELQMKLTYAGLAFLFSLMVFASAMDVGRFFM from the coding sequence GTGGATTTCGTAATCGATTTGTCCTACCTACTCGCCGCAACGGGCGATCCCAATCCACTGGTCGCAGCACTCACGTCGCTGCTCGGCACGCTGCAGAGCTTGCTCTATGTCGCGGTCGGCTTGGGCTTCGTCATCTTTGTGCACGAGCTAGGCCACTTCCTCGTGGCCAAGGCTTGCGGCGTGAAGTGCGAGAAGTTTTACGTCGGCTTCGACTTCTTCGAGATTCCAATTCCGTTCACGAAGTGGAAGATCCCGAACGCGCTGTGGAAGATGCAGATCGGCGAAACCGAGTACGGCATCGGCAGCTTGCCGCTGGGCGGCTATGTGAAAATGCTCGGCCAGGATGATGATCCGCGCAATGCCGAAGCCGAAGCAGAACGAACGAAGTCGGGCGCCGAAGGATCGTCTTTGGAGGGTAAGCCCGTTGAAAATGAAACTGGTGCTGGCCTGACCATCGGATCGTCGATCGAAAAGGTCGGCGAAGCCGTGTCGGCGCATCCGCCGAAAGATCCGGTGACCAATGCCGATCCGCCGGCGCAGCCCGCCGTGGCGGTGAAGACCGCCGATGGCCGCGTGATCATGACCGATCCGCGCAGCTACACGGCGAAGTCGGTTCCCGCGCGCATGGCCATCATCTCGGCCGGCGTGATCATGAATGCGATCTTCGCGGTCGTGTTTGCCACGATCGCTTATCGTCTGGGCGTGCCTGAGTTGCCCGCCGGCATTGGCGCGGTCAGCCCCGGTGAAGCCGCCTGGCAAGCGGGTGTTGAGCCCGGTTCGAAAATCCTGCGATTCGGCAAGACGAGCCAACCTCACGAATGGCTCCGCTACGAAGACCTCCGCAAAGCGGTGATGCTCAACGGCACGACACAAGACCTCGCCATGCAAGTTCGCCTGCCGAATGGCAAGGAAGAATGGTTCGAAGTTCGCCCGGTGCAGCACAAAGAAAACACCTTCCCCACCATCGGCGTCGCCATGCTGGGCAGTAACAAGCTTGGACCAATGCCCGCCGAACTCGCCGCCAAAGAAGGGATGGCCCATCAACTCGCCAAGACCGACGTGCCGTTTGAAAAGGGTGACGTCGTCAAGGAGCTCGATGGTCAAGCCGTGAGCACCGGCGCTGAGATCAACTCGCTCCTCGTGCGCAAGCCACAAGGGCCAATCACGCTCACGATCGAACGAACCAAGCCGCTGCCGAAGGACGCGCCGAAAGACGCCAAGCCTGAAGTCACGACGCTGCCCATCGTCATCGAAGCCAAGCCGATCATGGACACCGGCCTGATTGTCGGCCTGGGACCGATCGCGTCGATTCGCAAAGGGAGCCCCGCCGATGTCGCTGAACTGCACGTCGGCGATGTGATCGAAACCATCGACGGTCAACCGGTCGGCGATCCCCTGTCGCTCGGTCAACGACTGCTCGACCGCGTGGGCAAAGAAGTAACGATCGTGCTCAAGCGGAACAAGGAAAAACTGACCAAGACCATCACCCTCGAAGCGCCGCGCAATCTGTGCACGGTCGGTCTCTTGGCCAGCAGTGGCCGGGCCGCTGCCGAGCCTCTCGGTGTCGCTTTCGACCTGCTCGCCGAAGTGGCCGATGTCGTTCCCGATTCGCCCGCTGCGAAGGCTGGCCTCAAAGCTGGCGATCAACTGATCGTGGCCGAATATCTCAAGAGCAAAGCCGCCAAGCCGGACACGCTCGACAAGGAAATCGGCGAACTCAAGCCGTTTGAATTGGCGAAATCGCCGAACCAGTGGGTGCGCGTGTTTGGTTACAACCAACTGGCCAAGCCCGATCAACAGCTCAAGATTCGCTATCAGCGGGGCGAAAAAACGATGACCGCCGAACTGGGGCTCGTCCCCTCGACGACCCACTTCGACGAAGGCCGCGCGTTGCCGATGATGCAAGAAACGCGAGTCAATCAAACCGATGACTGGGGCCGGGCGTTCCAACTGGGCTTCCGCGAAACCAAGGAAGCGATCATGGAAGTCTTCGCAGTCCTGAATCGGTTGGTCACGGGCAAGCTGGCCCTGTGGCACTTGTCGGGCCCGCCGGGAATTCTCCGCGCTGCAACGCACGTTGCTTCGACGGGCATTCCCAAGATGCTGATCTTTTTGACGATGCTCAGCGCAAACCTGGCCGTGGTCAACTTCCTGCCGATCCCCGTGCTCGACGGCGGACACATGGTGTTCCTCGCCGCCGAATGGATCCGCGGCAAACCGGTCGATGCCGAACTGCAAATGAAGCTGACTTACGCCGGCCTCGCGTTTCTATTCAGCCTGATGGTGTTTGCCTCAGCCATGGATGTGGGCAGATTCTTTATGTAA
- a CDS encoding DUF1559 domain-containing protein — protein MKRRGFTLVELLVVIAIIGVLVALLLPAVQAAREAARRMQCQNNVKQVALAMHNYHDTFLRLPPGQWNNFYSNDAPWIRGCWVQPILPFIEQKNLYEVYNAARLTNGDWALLCPNKDSIIKSLICPSDGNSPKTKTTDTNSVGGANVMQGMHVNYAVCSGASTYGPNGDNLDGMFYTKSFLRLADAVDGTANTLLCSEICISPDKTANDLRGRYCNSWEGNSWFSALNPPNTSVPDAQNYQGQSIKQAPVTSVTTTSGSQALYARSYHPAGVSVGLLDGSVRFMTNNVNAVTYKALATRNGGEPTGDF, from the coding sequence ATGAAACGCCGTGGCTTTACGCTGGTCGAATTGCTGGTCGTCATCGCAATTATCGGTGTGCTGGTAGCTCTCTTGCTCCCCGCCGTGCAAGCCGCTCGCGAAGCCGCGCGGCGGATGCAATGTCAGAACAACGTCAAGCAAGTTGCCTTGGCGATGCACAACTACCACGACACGTTCCTCCGCCTGCCGCCTGGCCAGTGGAACAATTTCTATTCGAACGACGCTCCTTGGATCCGAGGTTGCTGGGTGCAGCCGATCCTGCCATTTATCGAACAAAAGAATTTGTACGAAGTCTACAACGCTGCCCGTCTGACCAACGGCGACTGGGCGCTGCTCTGTCCCAACAAGGACTCGATCATCAAGTCGCTGATCTGCCCTTCGGACGGCAACAGCCCGAAGACGAAAACAACCGATACGAACTCGGTGGGTGGGGCGAACGTCATGCAAGGGATGCATGTCAACTACGCCGTGTGCTCGGGCGCGAGCACGTATGGCCCGAACGGCGACAATCTCGACGGCATGTTTTACACCAAGTCGTTCTTGCGACTCGCCGACGCAGTCGATGGCACGGCCAATACGTTGCTGTGCAGCGAGATCTGCATCTCGCCCGATAAAACGGCCAACGACTTGCGGGGCCGTTACTGCAATTCGTGGGAAGGGAACAGTTGGTTCAGCGCGCTCAATCCGCCGAACACCAGCGTTCCCGACGCGCAGAATTATCAAGGGCAATCGATCAAGCAGGCTCCTGTCACCAGCGTGACCACCACGAGTGGCTCGCAAGCGCTGTATGCTCGCAGCTATCATCCAGCCGGTGTCAGCGTCGGTTTGCTCGACGGCTCGGTGCGGTTTATGACGAATAACGTCAACGCCGTCACCTACAAAGCGCTCGCGACTCGCAACGGTGGTGAGCCGACCGGCGATTTCTAA
- a CDS encoding ABC transporter permease — protein sequence MSLGKFSSRSLTSRLGRTILTILSIVIGVTAVVSVSLLSETTSKAQKMMFETVTGKATLEVTVPGNAGFEDDIVAKVQQTPGVQYAVPLLQRDAKIISGEKQIKLQALGVDTARASKEQTVDQLVRDYKVTAGRMGELRTDKKKPYELVIDEGFAKQQHLKIGDVVSVRGAAAKVDLEVVGLAKPLGGAAMRQMALAMIPLNDSKKIFNRTHPNIIDSIQIVTAVGANVDQVAAEIAKILPEGLKVRPPSSNSNLMKRMLLSTEQSLFVSTVFSFVLACFIILNTFFMSVGERRRQLAIMRAVGATGKQIMYTMLGEALMLGVIGTGIGIPAGIGAAYLMNRTMSRGFDVILPDPQIHWLPIALAAFLGIGISLIGSYVPAWRAGQVSPLEGLSRVSREDIEGGGRRYLVFGGLLMLIGVVIVYFCIAGQLNIYVGPFGAVFLLIGVVFLSPLFLEPLITVFAAMIKPFTKVEGEMALRQILRHRVRTQLTIGVLFVAACAVIGMTISIKDNVRDMQEWYRASVTSDFFVRSLMPDMQKGTSPDLPAEVGDEIREISYLDPSMVERIVFVGADVLDKQGAEHGIHVVARDFADHRPPSFDLTDGTLEGLREKLFDGQVVIGSILAHDLNLKAGEEISILGRNGAEKVKVAAVANDYMVAGLSVHMQRKTAERILGIEGVDAYAIRLAENENREKLEDLRNKLAVITDKYALMLQSNTELSWTIDAMKAGVELGMWGLVYVAFFVAMIGVVNTLTMNVLEQTRELAMLRIVAMTKTQVRKTILTQALLISAAGLVPGIAVGVFVAYIMNLAMVPSFGREIEFHFYPGLLSVALFGTIAVTLIAAYFPARRAANVDLAQALHYD from the coding sequence ATGAGCTTAGGCAAGTTTTCGAGCCGCAGCCTGACCTCGCGGTTGGGCCGGACCATTCTCACGATTCTGAGCATTGTGATCGGCGTGACGGCCGTTGTTTCTGTCAGCTTGCTGAGCGAAACAACCAGCAAAGCTCAGAAGATGATGTTCGAAACCGTCACCGGCAAAGCGACGCTGGAAGTGACCGTGCCCGGCAACGCCGGCTTCGAAGACGACATCGTCGCCAAAGTGCAGCAGACCCCGGGCGTGCAGTACGCCGTGCCGCTGCTGCAGCGCGACGCCAAGATCATCAGCGGTGAAAAGCAAATCAAGCTGCAAGCGCTGGGTGTGGATACCGCTCGCGCTTCGAAGGAGCAAACCGTCGATCAGCTGGTGCGCGACTACAAAGTCACCGCTGGCCGCATGGGTGAACTCCGCACAGACAAGAAGAAGCCCTATGAACTCGTCATTGATGAAGGCTTTGCCAAGCAACAGCACCTGAAGATCGGCGATGTCGTTTCCGTGCGCGGTGCGGCTGCTAAAGTGGATCTGGAAGTGGTCGGCCTGGCCAAGCCGCTCGGCGGCGCTGCGATGCGTCAGATGGCGCTCGCGATGATTCCGCTCAACGACTCGAAGAAGATCTTCAACCGCACTCACCCCAATATCATCGACTCGATTCAAATCGTCACGGCGGTTGGCGCCAATGTCGATCAAGTCGCGGCCGAGATCGCCAAGATTCTTCCCGAAGGCTTGAAGGTTCGTCCGCCATCGAGCAATTCGAATTTGATGAAGCGGATGTTGCTGTCGACGGAACAGAGCTTGTTCGTCTCGACGGTGTTTTCGTTCGTGCTGGCCTGCTTCATCATTCTCAACACGTTCTTTATGAGCGTGGGAGAACGCCGTCGTCAGCTGGCCATCATGCGGGCCGTCGGCGCGACGGGCAAGCAGATCATGTACACGATGCTCGGCGAAGCGCTCATGCTCGGTGTCATCGGCACGGGCATCGGCATTCCAGCCGGCATCGGCGCAGCGTATCTGATGAACCGTACGATGTCGCGCGGCTTCGATGTGATCCTGCCCGATCCACAGATTCATTGGTTGCCGATCGCACTCGCTGCATTTCTCGGCATCGGCATTTCGCTCATTGGTTCGTATGTGCCGGCCTGGCGGGCGGGACAAGTTTCGCCGCTCGAAGGTCTCAGCCGCGTGTCGCGCGAAGACATCGAAGGTGGCGGTCGCCGTTACCTGGTTTTCGGCGGGCTGCTCATGCTGATCGGCGTGGTGATTGTTTATTTCTGCATCGCTGGCCAACTGAATATCTACGTCGGGCCGTTTGGCGCCGTGTTCCTGTTGATCGGCGTCGTCTTTTTGTCGCCGCTGTTTTTGGAACCGCTGATCACGGTCTTTGCTGCCATGATCAAACCCTTCACCAAGGTCGAAGGGGAAATGGCCCTGCGGCAGATTCTGCGGCATCGCGTCCGCACGCAGCTGACCATCGGCGTGCTCTTCGTCGCCGCCTGTGCGGTGATCGGCATGACCATTTCGATCAAGGACAACGTGCGCGATATGCAGGAGTGGTATCGCGCGTCGGTTACGAGCGACTTTTTCGTTCGCTCACTGATGCCTGATATGCAAAAGGGAACTTCACCCGACTTGCCCGCCGAAGTGGGCGATGAAATCCGAGAGATTTCCTATCTCGACCCCAGCATGGTCGAACGAATTGTGTTCGTCGGCGCCGACGTTTTAGACAAACAAGGAGCCGAGCATGGCATTCACGTCGTCGCTCGCGACTTTGCCGATCACCGACCCCCGTCGTTCGATCTGACCGACGGAACTTTGGAAGGGCTGCGCGAAAAGCTCTTCGATGGCCAGGTCGTGATTGGTTCGATTCTCGCTCACGACTTGAACCTCAAGGCGGGCGAAGAAATCAGCATCCTCGGCCGTAACGGGGCAGAAAAAGTGAAAGTCGCCGCAGTTGCCAACGACTACATGGTCGCCGGCCTGTCGGTTCACATGCAGCGCAAGACGGCGGAGCGGATTCTCGGTATCGAAGGCGTCGACGCGTATGCCATTCGCCTGGCCGAAAACGAGAATCGCGAAAAGCTCGAGGATCTGCGGAACAAACTCGCAGTCATCACCGACAAGTACGCCCTCATGCTGCAATCGAACACGGAACTGAGCTGGACCATCGACGCGATGAAAGCCGGCGTGGAACTTGGCATGTGGGGGCTCGTGTACGTCGCCTTCTTCGTCGCCATGATCGGCGTGGTGAACACGCTGACGATGAACGTGCTGGAACAAACTCGCGAGCTCGCCATGCTGCGGATCGTCGCGATGACCAAGACACAAGTTCGCAAAACGATTCTGACCCAAGCTCTGCTTATCAGCGCGGCGGGCCTCGTGCCGGGAATCGCGGTGGGCGTGTTCGTCGCTTACATCATGAACCTGGCCATGGTGCCATCATTCGGCCGGGAGATTGAGTTCCACTTTTATCCTGGCTTGCTGTCGGTCGCGCTCTTCGGCACGATTGCAGTTACGCTGATCGCGGCTTACTTCCCCGCACGTCGCGCGGCGAACGTCGATCTCGCGCAGGCGCTGCACTACGATTAA
- a CDS encoding polyprenyl synthetase family protein, with translation MSADFEAARFQEHLRSLRQRIEAQLAGCTEYGPEVPARLAAAIRHSLFAPAKRLRPLLVLMACEACGYGIEAALPAAAAVEFIHTYSLIHDDLPAMDDDELRRGRPTCHVAFDEATAILAGDAMLAQAFEIVAANCPAWALQSCLQELARAAGPGNLVGGQYDDLNPTELEQSLAGLERIHRRKTGALIKVSLRMGGAIGQASATQLAALERYGDCLGLAFQIVDDLLDLRGDESKMGKKTGKDSEAGKLTYPGLLGEAASQQRAADLIAEARQAAGTFGERGAYLEALARYVLERNH, from the coding sequence ATGTCTGCCGACTTTGAGGCCGCTCGATTTCAGGAACATCTGCGTAGCCTGCGGCAGCGGATTGAGGCTCAGCTGGCGGGCTGCACCGAATATGGCCCAGAAGTGCCCGCCCGGCTCGCGGCGGCGATTCGGCACAGCCTGTTTGCCCCCGCCAAGCGATTGCGGCCGCTGTTGGTGTTAATGGCTTGCGAGGCCTGCGGTTATGGGATCGAGGCAGCGTTGCCAGCGGCGGCAGCAGTGGAGTTTATCCACACTTACTCGCTGATTCACGACGATTTGCCGGCCATGGACGACGACGAACTGCGTCGCGGCCGGCCAACTTGTCACGTGGCTTTTGACGAAGCGACGGCGATCCTGGCGGGTGACGCGATGCTCGCTCAGGCGTTTGAAATTGTGGCGGCAAATTGTCCGGCTTGGGCGCTACAATCCTGTTTGCAGGAGTTGGCCCGCGCGGCCGGTCCGGGAAACCTGGTGGGAGGTCAGTACGACGATTTGAATCCGACCGAGCTCGAGCAAAGCCTCGCCGGGTTGGAACGAATACACCGGCGGAAGACGGGGGCTCTGATCAAGGTCTCGCTGCGAATGGGCGGCGCGATCGGGCAGGCTTCGGCGACCCAGCTTGCGGCTTTGGAGCGGTACGGCGATTGTCTGGGGTTGGCGTTTCAAATTGTCGATGACCTCTTGGACTTGCGGGGCGATGAAAGCAAGATGGGAAAGAAGACAGGGAAAGATTCCGAGGCTGGCAAGCTGACCTATCCCGGTTTGCTGGGCGAAGCAGCCAGTCAGCAGCGCGCAGCCGACCTGATTGCCGAGGCCCGGCAAGCGGCGGGAACATTTGGGGAGCGGGGTGCGTACCTGGAAGCGCTGGCCCGGTATGTGTTAGAACGGAATCACTGA
- a CDS encoding ABC transporter ATP-binding protein → MAVTDSVVLETRLVTKVYGEGDTKVEALRGVDVQVHAGEMLAIMGRSGSGKSTLLTLLGGVDVPTGGHVLLEGKDLAKMTDDQRTLIRRQRIGFIFQAFNLLPIFTAEENVALPLELDGMNPAVAKKKALEKLELVGMGKRAGHIPGKLSGGEQQRVAIARALAIEPAILLADEPTGNLDSANGEKVTAMLRRLVEDHGQTIVIVTHDAQVARQADRVIYLADGLIDREEIVRPRKPAAAAVMEASRR, encoded by the coding sequence ATGGCTGTGACGGACAGCGTTGTGTTGGAAACCCGCCTGGTGACGAAGGTCTATGGCGAAGGAGACACCAAGGTCGAGGCCTTGCGCGGTGTCGATGTGCAGGTGCATGCCGGCGAAATGCTGGCCATTATGGGACGCAGCGGCAGCGGCAAGAGCACACTCCTCACACTGCTCGGCGGTGTCGATGTTCCTACCGGCGGTCATGTGCTGCTGGAAGGCAAAGATCTCGCAAAAATGACCGACGACCAGCGCACGCTTATCCGCCGGCAACGGATCGGTTTTATTTTTCAAGCGTTCAATCTGCTGCCGATTTTCACGGCAGAAGAAAATGTGGCGTTGCCGCTCGAGCTCGACGGCATGAACCCCGCGGTCGCCAAGAAGAAGGCGCTGGAAAAACTCGAACTCGTCGGCATGGGCAAACGAGCCGGCCACATTCCCGGCAAGCTCTCCGGCGGCGAACAGCAACGCGTAGCCATTGCCCGCGCACTCGCCATTGAACCAGCGATCCTGCTCGCTGACGAACCAACGGGCAATCTCGATTCGGCCAACGGTGAAAAAGTAACGGCCATGCTTCGCAGGCTGGTCGAAGATCACGGTCAAACAATTGTGATCGTAACGCACGACGCTCAAGTGGCCCGCCAAGCTGATCGGGTGATTTATCTGGCCGATGGTTTGATCGATCGCGAAGAAATCGTACGTCCTCGCAAGCCAGCCGCCGCTGCCGTCATGGAGGCCAGCCGTCGATGA
- the queF gene encoding preQ(1) synthase, with amino-acid sequence MSDNPAALLETFDNQFPARDYVIEIVCPEFTSVCPKTGQPDFGVLTFTYTPEKKCVELKSLKMYLQSFRNAGIFYENVTNRILDDLVAALHPRRMKLVASFTPRGGISTSVTVVHESK; translated from the coding sequence ATGTCCGACAATCCCGCTGCTCTGCTCGAAACGTTCGACAACCAATTCCCCGCGCGGGATTATGTGATCGAAATCGTCTGCCCCGAATTCACCTCGGTCTGCCCGAAGACGGGCCAACCCGACTTCGGCGTGCTAACGTTCACTTACACGCCCGAGAAAAAGTGCGTCGAGCTCAAGAGCTTGAAGATGTATCTGCAGAGCTTCCGCAATGCGGGCATCTTTTATGAGAACGTCACCAACCGCATCCTCGACGACCTGGTCGCCGCTCTACACCCGCGGCGGATGAAGCTCGTCGCCTCGTTCACCCCCCGCGGCGGCATCAGCACCAGCGTGACGGTCGTTCACGAGTCGAAGTAA